Proteins found in one Amycolatopsis umgeniensis genomic segment:
- a CDS encoding carboxymuconolactone decarboxylase family protein, giving the protein MEARIPNPALSNPATLKALIALAESTGDTGVPNTTHHLMHVRASQINGCSGCLEMHTKEMRKAGESDERIFTVAAWRDTAFFTDAERAALALTEALTRIADRADPVDDDVWDEAARHYDEKQLSSLVLSIAAINTWNRLNVATRQIAGAA; this is encoded by the coding sequence ATGGAAGCCCGGATCCCGAACCCGGCCCTGTCGAACCCCGCGACGCTGAAAGCCCTGATCGCGTTGGCGGAGTCGACCGGGGACACCGGTGTCCCGAACACCACGCACCACCTCATGCACGTTCGCGCGAGCCAGATCAACGGCTGCAGCGGCTGTCTGGAGATGCACACCAAGGAAATGCGCAAGGCGGGCGAGTCCGACGAGCGGATCTTCACCGTCGCCGCGTGGCGTGACACGGCCTTCTTCACCGACGCCGAACGTGCGGCACTCGCGCTGACGGAGGCCCTCACCCGGATCGCGGACCGGGCCGACCCCGTCGACGACGACGTCTGGGACGAAGCGGCTCGCCACTACGACGAAAAGCAGCTCTCGAGTCTGGTCCTCTCCATCGCCGCCATCAACACCTGGAACCGGCTCAACGTCGCCACCCGGCAGATCGCCGGCGCCGCCTGA
- a CDS encoding helix-turn-helix transcriptional regulator codes for MGDIVVYVTVSDPDGLDAPSIAAVAALDDDLRRGMYAFARGARRPVTRDEAAAAVGISRKLAAFHLDKLVAAGLLKFGFAAGPVVKVGRKPKVYEPVDEAIQVQLPARRHEILAAILAEAVLAEGTGETARDAVLRVAGERGFAAGEEERARTRPGRLGVERALTVAEGMLRRYGFEPSRDATTCVRLRNCPFHPLAAEAPELVCGLNQAFLAGFLTGVRAGNVEAVLAPGAAECCVELRQAR; via the coding sequence ATGGGCGATATCGTGGTGTACGTGACAGTGTCCGATCCGGACGGCCTCGACGCCCCATCCATCGCCGCGGTGGCGGCACTCGACGACGACCTCCGCCGGGGCATGTACGCCTTCGCCCGGGGCGCGCGGCGTCCGGTGACCCGGGACGAAGCGGCGGCCGCGGTCGGGATCTCCCGGAAGCTCGCCGCCTTCCATCTCGACAAGCTCGTGGCGGCGGGGCTGCTCAAGTTCGGCTTCGCGGCGGGCCCGGTGGTGAAGGTGGGGCGCAAGCCCAAGGTCTACGAACCCGTCGACGAGGCCATCCAGGTGCAGCTTCCCGCGCGGCGGCACGAGATCCTGGCGGCCATCCTCGCCGAGGCCGTGCTCGCCGAAGGCACCGGTGAGACCGCGCGGGACGCCGTGCTGCGGGTCGCGGGGGAGCGCGGCTTCGCGGCGGGCGAGGAGGAGCGCGCGCGGACCCGGCCGGGCAGGCTCGGCGTGGAACGCGCGCTCACCGTGGCGGAAGGGATGCTTCGCCGCTACGGCTTCGAGCCGAGCCGGGACGCCACCACCTGCGTCCGGCTGCGGAACTGCCCGTTCCATCCGCTGGCCGCCGAGGCCCCGGAGCTGGTCTGCGGGCTCAACCAGGCCTTCCTGGCCGGTTTCCTGACCGGCGTGCGCGCCGGGAACGTGGAAGCGGTCCTCGCTCCCGGCGCGGCCGAGTGCTGCGTGGAACTGCGGCAGGCCAGGTAA
- the folE gene encoding GTP cyclohydrolase I FolE: MSTPALRVVHETGPGPDLEAAEAAAADLLTALGISLDSESLRGTPGRMARAYAELFTPRPFDLTTFPNDEGYDELVLARGIPVRSVCEHHLLPFVGVAHVGYLPGERILGLSKLARIVEHFACRPQVQERLTKQVADWLDEQLEPRGVGVVIEAEHSCMTLRGVQAAGSSTVTSTLLGTLREDARSRQEFFALTGING; encoded by the coding sequence ATGTCCACTCCAGCCTTGCGTGTCGTGCACGAAACCGGGCCGGGGCCGGACCTGGAGGCCGCCGAGGCCGCCGCGGCCGATCTCCTCACCGCGCTGGGCATTTCACTCGACTCCGAGAGCCTCCGCGGCACCCCTGGCCGGATGGCCCGCGCGTACGCCGAACTGTTCACCCCGCGGCCGTTCGACCTCACGACCTTCCCCAACGACGAGGGCTACGACGAGCTCGTCCTCGCGAGGGGGATCCCGGTCCGGTCCGTCTGCGAACACCACCTGCTGCCGTTCGTCGGTGTCGCCCACGTCGGCTATCTGCCCGGCGAGCGGATCCTCGGCCTGTCCAAGCTGGCCAGGATCGTCGAGCACTTCGCCTGTCGCCCGCAGGTTCAGGAACGTCTCACGAAACAGGTCGCCGACTGGCTCGACGAGCAGCTCGAGCCGCGCGGTGTCGGCGTGGTGATCGAAGCGGAGCACTCGTGCATGACGCTGCGCGGTGTCCAGGCCGCCGGTTCGAGCACCGTCACCTCCACCTTGCTCGGCACGTTGCGCGAAGACGCCCGCTCGCGCCAGGAGTTCTTCGCCCTCACCGGCATCAACGGCTGA
- a CDS encoding MFS transporter, which produces MTGERLDGRYAKLWAASTTSALGSGLATVAAPLLIASRTDEPLVVSGGFAVAWLPWLLFSLPGGVLVDRVDRRKLMITLDWIRVPAVALLAVAITTGNAGVALLYAVLFVINSGEVVFRTASGAMLPSIVPKALLERANARLYAGTTLTHGMLSGPLSGFLFGVAASIPFYVNAGTYAVSALLLGLIAGAYRPRPDGGPGEPVKRRSIRSEVAEGFRWLAGQRLLRTMVGLIGLLNVTLVAATSILVLLAKERLQLEAVGYGLLFTCMAVGGLLGSVTGDRLIAWCTPTWTLRIGLLIEAGTHLVLATSTSAPVVGVVLFLFGVHGALWGIVGSSLRQRLTPPEMLGRVGSTTLFIVAGGTCFGALLGGVVASEFGLTTPYWVGFVVAMIVSVLTWRVFDREVVSAAYAEEPAVSR; this is translated from the coding sequence ATGACGGGGGAACGGCTGGACGGCAGGTACGCCAAACTCTGGGCGGCGAGCACGACATCCGCGCTGGGCAGCGGTCTCGCGACGGTGGCGGCACCTCTGCTGATCGCGTCCCGCACCGATGAGCCACTCGTGGTCTCGGGCGGGTTCGCGGTGGCGTGGCTGCCGTGGCTGCTCTTCTCGCTGCCGGGCGGGGTGCTCGTCGACAGGGTGGACCGGCGGAAGCTGATGATCACCCTCGACTGGATCCGCGTCCCCGCCGTCGCCTTGCTGGCTGTCGCGATCACGACGGGGAACGCCGGTGTCGCCCTGCTCTACGCCGTCCTCTTCGTGATCAACTCGGGCGAGGTCGTGTTCCGGACGGCGAGCGGGGCCATGCTGCCTTCGATCGTCCCGAAGGCGTTGCTGGAGCGGGCGAACGCGCGGCTGTACGCCGGGACGACCTTGACCCACGGCATGCTTTCCGGGCCGCTGAGCGGATTCCTGTTCGGTGTCGCGGCGAGCATCCCGTTCTACGTCAACGCCGGCACGTACGCGGTCAGCGCGCTTCTCCTCGGGCTGATCGCGGGCGCCTACCGGCCACGGCCCGACGGCGGCCCCGGCGAGCCGGTGAAGCGGCGCTCGATCCGGTCGGAGGTGGCCGAAGGGTTCCGCTGGCTCGCGGGTCAGCGCCTGTTGCGGACCATGGTCGGGCTGATCGGCCTGCTGAACGTGACGCTCGTCGCCGCCACCTCGATACTGGTGCTGCTGGCCAAGGAGCGGCTCCAGCTGGAGGCCGTCGGGTACGGCCTGCTCTTCACCTGCATGGCGGTGGGCGGGCTGCTCGGCTCGGTCACGGGCGACCGGCTGATCGCCTGGTGCACGCCGACCTGGACGTTGCGGATCGGGCTGCTGATCGAGGCCGGGACCCATCTCGTGCTCGCGACGAGCACGAGCGCGCCGGTGGTCGGGGTGGTGTTGTTCCTGTTCGGGGTGCACGGCGCGCTGTGGGGCATCGTCGGCAGTTCCCTGCGTCAGCGGCTCACCCCGCCGGAGATGCTCGGCCGCGTCGGCAGCACCACGTTGTTCATCGTCGCGGGCGGGACCTGCTTCGGCGCGCTGCTCGGCGGCGTGGTGGCTTCCGAGTTCGGCCTGACGACGCCTTATTGGGTGGGCTTCGTGGTGGCGATGATCGTTTCCGTGCTCACCTGGCGGGTGTTCGACCGTGAGGTCGTCTCCGCGGCCTACGCGGAAGAGCCCGCTGTCAGCCGTTGA